A stretch of Agelaius phoeniceus isolate bAgePho1 chromosome 37, bAgePho1.hap1, whole genome shotgun sequence DNA encodes these proteins:
- the LOC129134598 gene encoding hsp70-binding protein 1 isoform X3, translating into MAAAAGGGAGGGPAGAASHAAGAAGDGGGGRGGAAPSPGSPWPRRGSNGSVRPCPRPLSGSGSIRAQLQRCLRGPGRALSRGGGARAGPGGHRGHEGALEELAELCESLDCANEFCSLGGLEVALSLLGHRWPPLRAGAARLLGCCAQNLPEAQGRALALGALPALLGLLRADPEPRVAPNALFALSCLVRAQPQGLQELEALGGLEVLGGALQSPHPPLRARAAFLLHCLLKEHPRLKVPLVQQGLVPRAAALLRSEHDGAHEHGLGTLCSLASGCPEGLRECRDPALGLEELLRERRELLRGRDEFQEELEFCERLLQLCFETPPEESTMDR; encoded by the exons atggcggcggcggcgggcggcggggccggcggggggCCGGCGGGAGCCGCCTCACacgctgcaggggctgctggagatggcgGTGGTGGCCGGGGAGGCgcagccccgagccccggcagcccaTGGCCGAGGAG AGGCAGCAATGGCTCCGTGAGGCCGTGTCCGAGGCCCCTGTCGGGCTCAGGCTCCATCagg GCCCAGCTCCAGCGCTGCCTGCGGGGTCCTGGCCGGGCCCTGTCCCGGGGAGGCGGCGCCCGAGCGGGGCCTGGGGGACACCGGGGCCACGAGGGGGCGCTGGAGGAGCTGGCGGAGCTCTGCGAGAGCCTGGACTGCGCCAACG aaTTCTGCTCTTTAGGAGGCCTGGAG GTGGCCCTGTCTCTCCTGGGTCACCGCTGGCCCCCTCTGCGTGCCGGGGCCGCGCGGCTcctgggctgctgtgcccagaaCCTTCCGGAAGCTCAGGGCCGGGCgctggccctgggggctctgcccgcgctcctggggctgctccgcgctgaccCCGAGCCCCGCGTGGCCCCAAACGCGCTCTTCGCGCTCTCCT GCCTGGTGagggcccagccccagggcctgcaggagctcgaGGCCCTGGgggggctggaggtgctggggggggccctgcagagcccccacCCCCCCCTGAGGGCCCGCGCCGCCTTCCTGCTGCACTGCCTGCTCAAGGAGCACCCCCGCCTCAAAG TTCCCCTGGTGCAGCAGGGCCTGGTcccgcgggcggcggcgctgctGCGCTCCGAGCACGACGGGGCCCACGAGCACGGCCTGGGCACCCTCTGCAG CCTGGCCTCGGGCTGCCCCGAGGGGCTCCGGGAGTGCCGGGACCCCGcgctggggctggaggagctgctcagggagcGCCGGGAGCTGCTCCGGGGCCGCGACGAattccag GAAGAGCTGGAATTCTGCGAgcggctgctgcagctctgcttcgAGACCCCCCCCGAGGAATCCACCATGGACCgatga
- the LOC129134598 gene encoding hsp70-binding protein 1 isoform X6 — MAAAAGGGAGGGPAGAASHAAGAAGDGGGGRGGAAPSPGSPWPRRGSNGSVRPCPRPLSGSGSIRAQLQRCLRGPGRALSRGGGARAGPGGHRGHEGALEELAELCESLDCANEFCSLGGLEVALSLLGHRWPPLRAGAARLLGCCAQNLPEAQGRALALGALPALLGLLRADPEPRVAPNALFALSCLVRAQPQGLQELEALGGLEVLGGALQSPHPPLRARAAFLLHCLLKEHPRLKVPLVQQGLVPQGSLYCPKSPFFTPNSPDFTPKSQN, encoded by the exons atggcggcggcggcgggcggcggggccggcggggggCCGGCGGGAGCCGCCTCACacgctgcaggggctgctggagatggcgGTGGTGGCCGGGGAGGCgcagccccgagccccggcagcccaTGGCCGAGGAG AGGCAGCAATGGCTCCGTGAGGCCGTGTCCGAGGCCCCTGTCGGGCTCAGGCTCCATCagg GCCCAGCTCCAGCGCTGCCTGCGGGGTCCTGGCCGGGCCCTGTCCCGGGGAGGCGGCGCCCGAGCGGGGCCTGGGGGACACCGGGGCCACGAGGGGGCGCTGGAGGAGCTGGCGGAGCTCTGCGAGAGCCTGGACTGCGCCAACG aaTTCTGCTCTTTGGGCGGCCTGGAGGTGGCCCTGTCTCTCCTGGGTCACCGCTGGCCCCCTCTGCGTGCCGGGGCCGCGCGGCTcctgggctgctgtgcccagaaCCTTCCGGAAGCTCAGGGCCGGGCgctggccctgggggctctgcccgcgctcctggggctgctccgcgctgaccCCGAGCCCCGCGTGGCCCCAAACGCGCTCTTCGCGCTCTCCT GCCTGGTGagggcccagccccagggcctgcaggagctcgaGGCCCTGGgggggctggaggtgctggggggggccctgcagagcccccacCCCCCCCTGAGGGCCCGCGCCGCCTTCCTGCTGCACTGCCTGCTCAAGGAGCACCCCCGCCTCAAAG ttcCCCTGGTGCAGCAGGGCCTGGTCCCACAGGGTTCCCTCtattgcccaaaatccccatttttcaccccaaattccccagatttcaccccaaaatcccagaattga
- the TNNI3 gene encoding LOW QUALITY PROTEIN: troponin I, cardiac muscle (The sequence of the model RefSeq protein was modified relative to this genomic sequence to represent the inferred CDS: deleted 1 base in 1 codon), translated as MTSRDPPMTSPTPGGGGGGGGAGPEAPPPAPPPLRRKSSANYRGYAVEPHAKRKSKISASRKLQLKTLLLQRAKRELEKEEQERAAEKIRVLGELCPPLAALEGMGATELQELCRELHARVARVDEERYDMGTRVSKNVTELEELRRRVAAGRFVRPNLRRVRLSADAMMAALLGTKPRVGTDLRAGLRQVRKDDAEKESYEVGDWRKNVDAMSGMEGRKKKFEGGGGLREEPPWSAPFHHHHLHHHHLHHLHHLHHPHGHDPPHLK; from the exons ATGACCTCCCGTGACCCCCCCATGACCTCTC CGACCCccggaggaggagggggagggggaggggcagGTCCCGAGGCCCCTCCCCCGGCGCCGCCCCCCCTGCGCCGCAAATCCTCGGCCAATTACCGGGGCTACGCCGTGGAGCCGCACGCCAAG aGAAAATCCAAAATTTCGGCGTCTCGCaagctgcagctgaag acgctgctgctgcagagggcgAAGcgggagctggagaaggaggagcaggagagggcgGCCGAGAAAATTCgggtgctgggggagctgtgcCCACCCCTGGCGGCCCTGGAGGGGATGGGGGCGACGGAGCTGCAG GAGCTGTGCCGGGAGCTGCACGCCCGCGTGGCGCGCGTGGACGAGGAGCGCTACGACATGGGGACGCGCGTCAGCAAGAACGTCACCGAG ctggaggagctgcgTCGCCGCGTGGCCGCCGGCCGCTTCGTGCGGCCCAACCTGCGCCGGGTGCGGCTCTCGGCCGACGCCATGATGGCGGCGCTGCTGGGCACCAAACCCCGCGTG GGCACCGACCTGAGGGCGGGGCTGCGCCAGGTGCGCAAGGACGACGCCGAGAag GAGAGCTACGAGGTCGGGGACTGGCGCAAGAACGTGGACGCCATGAGCGGGATGGAGGGGCGCAAGAAGAAATTCGAGGGGGGCGGCGGCCTGAGG GAGGAGCCCCCATGGAGCGCCCCCTTCCATCATCATCaccttcatcatcatcatcttcatcatcttcatcaccTTCATCATCCCCACGGGCACGACCCCCCCCAcctaaaataa
- the LOC129134598 gene encoding hsp70-binding protein 1 isoform X1 → MAAAAGGGAGGGPAGAASHAAGAAGDGGGGRGGAAPSPGSPWPRRGSNGSVRPCPRPLSGSGSIRAQLQRCLRGPGRALSRGGGARAGPGGHRGHEGALEELAELCESLDCANEFCSLGGLEVALSLLGHRWPPLRAGAARLLGCCAQNLPEAQGRALALGALPALLGLLRADPEPRVAPNALFALSCLVRAQPQGLQELEALGGLEVLGGALQSPHPPLRARAAFLLHCLLKEHPRLKVPLVQQGLVPRAAALLRSEHDGAHEHGLGTLCSLASGCPEGLRECRDPALGLEELLRERRELLRGRDEFQEELEFCERLLQLCFETPPEESTMDR, encoded by the exons atggcggcggcggcgggcggcggggccggcggggggCCGGCGGGAGCCGCCTCACacgctgcaggggctgctggagatggcgGTGGTGGCCGGGGAGGCgcagccccgagccccggcagcccaTGGCCGAGGAG AGGCAGCAATGGCTCCGTGAGGCCGTGTCCGAGGCCCCTGTCGGGCTCAGGCTCCATCagg GCCCAGCTCCAGCGCTGCCTGCGGGGTCCTGGCCGGGCCCTGTCCCGGGGAGGCGGCGCCCGAGCGGGGCCTGGGGGACACCGGGGCCACGAGGGGGCGCTGGAGGAGCTGGCGGAGCTCTGCGAGAGCCTGGACTGCGCCAACG aaTTCTGCTCTTTGGGCGGCCTGGAGGTGGCCCTGTCTCTCCTGGGTCACCGCTGGCCCCCTCTGCGTGCCGGGGCCGCGCGGCTcctgggctgctgtgcccagaaCCTTCCGGAAGCTCAGGGCCGGGCgctggccctgggggctctgcccgcgctcctggggctgctccgcgctgaccCCGAGCCCCGCGTGGCCCCAAACGCGCTCTTCGCGCTCTCCT GCCTGGTGagggcccagccccagggcctgcaggagctcgaGGCCCTGGgggggctggaggtgctggggggggccctgcagagcccccacCCCCCCCTGAGGGCCCGCGCCGCCTTCCTGCTGCACTGCCTGCTCAAGGAGCACCCCCGCCTCAAAG TTCCCCTGGTGCAGCAGGGCCTGGTcccgcgggcggcggcgctgctGCGCTCCGAGCACGACGGGGCCCACGAGCACGGCCTGGGCACCCTCTGCAG CCTGGCCTCGGGCTGCCCCGAGGGGCTCCGGGAGTGCCGGGACCCCGcgctggggctggaggagctgctcagggagcGCCGGGAGCTGCTCCGGGGCCGCGACGAattccag GAAGAGCTGGAATTCTGCGAgcggctgctgcagctctgcttcgAGACCCCCCCCGAGGAATCCACCATGGACCgatga
- the DNAAF3 gene encoding dynein axonemal assembly factor 3, producing the protein MKCRDRDALEAVLQRWERSVPLPGAEPEAVPVPEAVPGPPGWDRRLRRRLGARYEARAAVADWELRMALHPRGATSVSPAEFGRWRENGDAFGGGGATPNPTVLSDPRPRADGRSVSPPSYWGDTVTGPFLSFGLGPTGTQNPPKTASELSLAAVTELLHELLTGDTPRTGDTPGDTPKTGDTPGDTPGNGDTPKTGDTPGDDPNPLGPLAPLPLRVRFLPLGGPPETPARLGGRCRLLVLGWRSLPLLTPQLGALAAPGATLLLELPTFVPTLGPAHLDSFRARALALARAGGFEPGGVPGSPRPTRASARPRPLRAETPPQIIPKIPETPPQKPAPNYS; encoded by the exons ATGAAG TGCCGGGACCGGGACGCGCTCGAGGCGGTTCTGCAGCGCTGGGAGCGATCGGTGCCGCTACCGGGGGCGGAACCGGAGGCGGTGCCGGTACCGGAGGCGGTGCCGGGACCCCCGGGCTGGGACCGGCGGCTGCGGCGGCGCCTCGGGGCCCGCTACGAGGCGAGGGCGGCGGTGGCGGATTGGGAGCTGCGGATGGCGCTGCACCCTCGGGGG gccacgtCGGTGTCACCGGCGGAGTTCGGGCGCTGGCGGGAGAACGGCGACGCCTTCGGCGGAGGGGGAGCGACCCCGAACCCGACGGTGCTGAGCGACCCCAGACCCCGGGCC GACGGGCGCTCGGTGTCCCCCCCCTCCTATTGGGGGGACACGGTCACCGGACCCTTCCTCAGCTTCGGCCTCGGCCCCACCGGGACCCAGAACCCCCCCAAG acGGCCTCCGAGCTGTCCCTGGCCGCTGTCACGGAGCTGCTGCACGAGCTCCTCACCGGGGACACCCCCAGAAccggggacacccccggggacaccccaaaaaccggggacacccccggggacacccccgggaacggggacaccccaaaaaccggggacacccccggggATGATCCCAACCCGCTGG GGCCCCTggccccgctcccgctccgGGTTCGGTTCCTGCCCTTGGGGGGCCCCCCCGAGACCCCCGCCCGCCTCGGGGGGCGCTGCcggctgctggtgctgggctggag GTCTCTCCCATTGCTGACCCCCCAGCTGGGGGCTCTGGCGGCCCCGGGGGCGacgctgctgctggagctgcccac GTTCGTGCCCACCCTTGGCCCCGCCCACCTGGACTCGTTCCGGGCCCGGGCTCTGGCGCTGGCCCGGGCCGGGGGCTTCGAGcctgggggggtcccggggagCCCCCGGCCCACGCGCGCTTCCGcaaggccccgccccctccgcgCTGAGACCCCGCCCCaaattatccccaaaatccccgagacccctccccaaaaaccGGCCCCAAATTATTCCTAA
- the LOC129134598 gene encoding hsp70-binding protein 1 isoform X2 — protein sequence MAAAAGGGAGGGPAGAASHAAGAAGDGGGGRGGAAPSPGSPWPRRGSNGSVRPCPRPLSGSGSIRAQLQRCLRGPGRALSRGGGARAGPGGHRGHEGALEELAELCESLDCANEFCSLGGLEVALSLLGHRWPPLRAGAARLLGCCAQNLPEAQGRALALGALPALLGLLRADPEPRVAPNALFALSCLVRAQPQGLQELEALGGLEVLGGALQSPHPPLRARAAFLLHCLLKEHPRLKVPLVQQGLVPRAAALLRSEHDGAHEHGLGTLCSLASGCPEGLRECRDPALGLEELLRERRELLRGRDEFQEELEFCERLLQLCFETPPEESTMDR from the exons atggcggcggcggcgggcggcggggccggcggggggCCGGCGGGAGCCGCCTCACacgctgcaggggctgctggagatggcgGTGGTGGCCGGGGAGGCgcagccccgagccccggcagcccaTGGCCGAGGAG AGGCAGCAATGGCTCCGTGAGGCCGTGTCCGAGGCCCCTGTCGGGCTCAGGCTCCATCagg GCCCAGCTCCAGCGCTGCCTGCGGGGTCCTGGCCGGGCCCTGTCCCGGGGAGGCGGCGCCCGAGCGGGGCCTGGGGGACACCGGGGCCACGAGGGGGCGCTGGAGGAGCTGGCGGAGCTCTGCGAGAGCCTGGACTGCGCCAACG aaTTCTGCTCTTTAGGAGGCCTGGAg GTGGCCCTGTCTCTCCTGGGTCACCGCTGGCCCCCTCTGCGTGCCGGGGCCGCGCGGCTcctgggctgctgtgcccagaaCCTTCCGGAAGCTCAGGGCCGGGCgctggccctgggggctctgcccgcgctcctggggctgctccgcgctgaccCCGAGCCCCGCGTGGCCCCAAACGCGCTCTTCGCGCTCTCCT GCCTGGTGagggcccagccccagggcctgcaggagctcgaGGCCCTGGgggggctggaggtgctggggggggccctgcagagcccccacCCCCCCCTGAGGGCCCGCGCCGCCTTCCTGCTGCACTGCCTGCTCAAGGAGCACCCCCGCCTCAAAG TTCCCCTGGTGCAGCAGGGCCTGGTcccgcgggcggcggcgctgctGCGCTCCGAGCACGACGGGGCCCACGAGCACGGCCTGGGCACCCTCTGCAG CCTGGCCTCGGGCTGCCCCGAGGGGCTCCGGGAGTGCCGGGACCCCGcgctggggctggaggagctgctcagggagcGCCGGGAGCTGCTCCGGGGCCGCGACGAattccag GAAGAGCTGGAATTCTGCGAgcggctgctgcagctctgcttcgAGACCCCCCCCGAGGAATCCACCATGGACCgatga
- the LOC129134598 gene encoding hsp70-binding protein 1 isoform X4, translating to MAAAAGGGAGGGPAGAASHAAGAAGDGGGGRGGAAPSPGSPWPRRGSNGSVRPCPRPLSGSGSIRAQLQRCLRGPGRALSRGGGARAGPGGHRGHEGALEELAELCESLDCANEFCSLGGLEVALSLLGHRWPPLRAGAARLLGCCAQNLPEAQGRALALGALPALLGLLRADPEPRVAPNALFALSCLVRAQPQGLQELEALGGLEVLGGALQSPHPPLRARAAFLLHCLLKEHPRLKVPLVQQGLVPRAAALLRSEHDGAHEHGLGTLCSLASGCPEGLRECRDPALGLEELLRERRELLRGRDEFQEELEFCERLLQLCFETPPEESTMDR from the exons atggcggcggcggcgggcggcggggccggcggggggCCGGCGGGAGCCGCCTCACacgctgcaggggctgctggagatggcgGTGGTGGCCGGGGAGGCgcagccccgagccccggcagcccaTGGCCGAGGAG AGGCAGCAATGGCTCCGTGAGGCCGTGTCCGAGGCCCCTGTCGGGCTCAGGCTCCATCagg GCCCAGCTCCAGCGCTGCCTGCGGGGTCCTGGCCGGGCCCTGTCCCGGGGAGGCGGCGCCCGAGCGGGGCCTGGGGGACACCGGGGCCACGAGGGGGCGCTGGAGGAGCTGGCGGAGCTCTGCGAGAGCCTGGACTGCGCCAACG AATTCTGCTCTTTAGGAGGCCTGGAG GTGGCCCTGTCTCTCCTGGGTCACCGCTGGCCCCCTCTGCGTGCCGGGGCCGCGCGGCTcctgggctgctgtgcccagaaCCTTCCGGAAGCTCAGGGCCGGGCgctggccctgggggctctgcccgcgctcctggggctgctccgcgctgaccCCGAGCCCCGCGTGGCCCCAAACGCGCTCTTCGCGCTCTCCT GCCTGGTGagggcccagccccagggcctgcaggagctcgaGGCCCTGGgggggctggaggtgctggggggggccctgcagagcccccacCCCCCCCTGAGGGCCCGCGCCGCCTTCCTGCTGCACTGCCTGCTCAAGGAGCACCCCCGCCTCAAAG TTCCCCTGGTGCAGCAGGGCCTGGTcccgcgggcggcggcgctgctGCGCTCCGAGCACGACGGGGCCCACGAGCACGGCCTGGGCACCCTCTGCAG CCTGGCCTCGGGCTGCCCCGAGGGGCTCCGGGAGTGCCGGGACCCCGcgctggggctggaggagctgctcagggagcGCCGGGAGCTGCTCCGGGGCCGCGACGAattccag GAAGAGCTGGAATTCTGCGAgcggctgctgcagctctgcttcgAGACCCCCCCCGAGGAATCCACCATGGACCgatga
- the LOC129134598 gene encoding hsp70-binding protein 1 isoform X5, which translates to MAAAAGGGAGGGPAGAASHAAGAAGDGGGGRGGAAPSPGSPWPRRGSNGSVRPCPRPLSGSGSIRAQLQRCLRGPGRALSRGGGARAGPGGHRGHEGALEELAELCESLDCANEFCSLGGLEVALSLLGHRWPPLRAGAARLLGCCAQNLPEAQGRALALGALPALLGLLRADPEPRVAPNALFALSCLVRAQPQGLQELEALGGLEVLGGALQSPHPPLRARAAFLLHCLLKEHPRLKVPLVQQGLVPRAAALLRSEHDGAHEHGLGTLCRKSWNSASGCCSSASRPPPRNPPWTDDPKTPQNSPKNAPKNPRTLRAPRARGE; encoded by the exons atggcggcggcggcgggcggcggggccggcggggggCCGGCGGGAGCCGCCTCACacgctgcaggggctgctggagatggcgGTGGTGGCCGGGGAGGCgcagccccgagccccggcagcccaTGGCCGAGGAG AGGCAGCAATGGCTCCGTGAGGCCGTGTCCGAGGCCCCTGTCGGGCTCAGGCTCCATCagg GCCCAGCTCCAGCGCTGCCTGCGGGGTCCTGGCCGGGCCCTGTCCCGGGGAGGCGGCGCCCGAGCGGGGCCTGGGGGACACCGGGGCCACGAGGGGGCGCTGGAGGAGCTGGCGGAGCTCTGCGAGAGCCTGGACTGCGCCAACG aaTTCTGCTCTTTGGGCGGCCTGGAGGTGGCCCTGTCTCTCCTGGGTCACCGCTGGCCCCCTCTGCGTGCCGGGGCCGCGCGGCTcctgggctgctgtgcccagaaCCTTCCGGAAGCTCAGGGCCGGGCgctggccctgggggctctgcccgcgctcctggggctgctccgcgctgaccCCGAGCCCCGCGTGGCCCCAAACGCGCTCTTCGCGCTCTCCT GCCTGGTGagggcccagccccagggcctgcaggagctcgaGGCCCTGGgggggctggaggtgctggggggggccctgcagagcccccacCCCCCCCTGAGGGCCCGCGCCGCCTTCCTGCTGCACTGCCTGCTCAAGGAGCACCCCCGCCTCAAAG TTCCCCTGGTGCAGCAGGGCCTGGTcccgcgggcggcggcgctgctGCGCTCCGAGCACGACGGGGCCCACGAGCACGGCCTGGGCACCCTCTGCAG GAAGAGCTGGAATTCTGCGAgcggctgctgcagctctgcttcgAGACCCCCCCCGAGGAATCCACCATGGACCgatgaccccaaaaccccccaaaattcccccaaaaatgcccccaaaaaccCCCGAACGCTGCGAGCCCCCCGAGCCAGGGGGGAATAA